One region of Rhodophyticola sp. CCM32 genomic DNA includes:
- a CDS encoding acyltransferase family protein → MPESDRDVQPPRRNDVDTLRAVVVLLLVPFHTARLFDAEVWHMKDLEAPFWIAGFLIRFLNVAQMSLLFLLAGMSAAWALEHRSGVAFLKERSARLIVPLLIGAVVLVAPQVWLERITPEVPLRMSPHDHEGGLWLFMGTYFRCCYPEANFSWHHLWFLPYLFIYCLPLAFLSHAGVARRPAQSMIEAPWRLFLPGLILIGIEAALRPAFPSTHNLVWDWANHAHYGFLVLFGWWLGRNPEVEASIGAIRQIALIIALGLIAIWFATMPIDVGGFGIIETSHTIRHLIRFAAEWCLLLTLLGYGRTLFSHPIPLLRAFVPIALPFYLFHQTIIVLLGWLWLDWASMTLLKATTIAILTTILSILLAWGAAQFAVTRFATGLPFHRKPRFHFRSIEAT, encoded by the coding sequence GTGCCTGAAAGTGATCGTGACGTCCAGCCCCCGCGCCGAAACGATGTCGATACACTCCGCGCTGTTGTCGTCTTGCTTTTGGTTCCATTTCACACCGCCCGGCTTTTTGATGCGGAGGTCTGGCATATGAAGGATCTTGAGGCGCCTTTCTGGATTGCCGGTTTTCTGATCCGGTTCCTTAATGTCGCGCAGATGTCGCTACTCTTTCTGCTGGCAGGGATGAGCGCGGCCTGGGCCCTGGAACACCGCAGCGGAGTGGCATTTTTGAAAGAGCGTTCCGCCCGGCTTATCGTACCGCTGCTGATCGGCGCTGTGGTGCTGGTTGCACCGCAGGTCTGGTTGGAACGGATCACGCCCGAGGTGCCTTTGCGGATGAGCCCGCACGATCACGAAGGCGGCCTTTGGTTGTTCATGGGCACCTACTTTCGCTGCTGTTATCCCGAAGCCAATTTCTCCTGGCATCACCTGTGGTTCCTTCCCTATCTCTTTATCTACTGTCTGCCGCTCGCTTTTCTCAGCCATGCCGGTGTTGCACGGCGACCTGCCCAGTCGATGATCGAAGCGCCCTGGCGGCTGTTCCTGCCAGGCTTGATCCTGATCGGTATCGAGGCCGCCCTGCGCCCGGCCTTCCCAAGCACCCATAATCTTGTCTGGGACTGGGCGAACCATGCGCATTATGGCTTTCTGGTGCTCTTTGGGTGGTGGTTGGGACGCAATCCCGAGGTAGAGGCATCTATCGGCGCCATCCGGCAAATTGCGTTGATCATCGCGCTGGGCCTGATTGCAATCTGGTTCGCAACAATGCCGATAGACGTGGGCGGTTTTGGTATAATCGAAACCTCACACACGATCCGCCACCTGATCCGATTTGCTGCAGAATGGTGCCTGCTGTTGACCCTGCTGGGATACGGGCGGACCTTGTTCAGCCATCCCATTCCGCTGTTGCGCGCCTTTGTGCCGATTGCACTGCCATTCTACCTTTTCCACCAGACGATTATCGTTCTTCTTGGCTGGTTGTGGCTGGATTGGGCCAGCATGACGCTATTGAAGGCAACGACCATCGCAATCCTTACAACCATATTGAGTATCCTGCTGGCGTGGGGCGCGGCGCAGTTTGCCGTTACGCGCTTTGCGACGGGCTTGCCGTTTCATCGCAAACCTCGCTTCCACTTCAGGTCTATAGAGGCGACCTAG
- a CDS encoding TetR family transcriptional regulator, translated as MNESLIHDNQKNAKSSRRRGPKRSPAKLEAIARAARHVLAMNGPRLTQIADVAQAAGVAAGTVYVYISEKEALIELAILYAARFDLPDAGKPVKFSAARLKQAASRALEERLDWPVLKEAALRAPPSADVLAAVLSETYDMLRREHQLITLLDSCSKENAVLERLYTKGQRSLFFRDFETCIDRLSMSGYVRRDLDIAAASRAAVEMLVWMAMRRPGDRDPPLCDDAAARSASIGFAIAGLTNRG; from the coding sequence ATGAACGAATCACTCATTCATGATAACCAGAAAAACGCTAAATCTTCAAGACGCAGGGGGCCGAAGCGAAGCCCAGCCAAGCTTGAAGCTATCGCCCGCGCCGCGCGCCATGTGCTGGCCATGAACGGGCCGCGGCTGACCCAGATCGCCGATGTGGCGCAGGCCGCCGGCGTCGCGGCGGGAACAGTATATGTCTACATTTCTGAAAAGGAGGCATTGATTGAGCTCGCTATTCTTTACGCCGCCCGCTTCGATCTGCCAGACGCGGGCAAGCCCGTGAAGTTCAGTGCGGCGCGGTTGAAACAGGCTGCGTCCCGCGCCCTTGAGGAGCGGTTGGACTGGCCGGTGCTCAAGGAGGCCGCGCTGCGCGCACCGCCAAGTGCCGACGTGCTCGCGGCTGTCTTGTCCGAGACCTACGATATGCTTCGGCGTGAGCACCAACTCATCACCTTGCTAGACAGTTGTTCCAAGGAAAACGCGGTGCTTGAACGGCTCTACACCAAGGGTCAGCGCAGCTTGTTTTTCAGGGATTTCGAAACCTGTATAGATCGGCTCTCAATGTCGGGTTATGTCCGACGCGATCTTGATATCGCTGCGGCCTCGCGCGCGGCAGTGGAAATGCTTGTTTGGATGGCGATGCGCAGACCTGGCGACCGCGATCCGCCACTCTGCGATGACGCTGCCGCGCGCAGCGCAAGTATTGGGTTTGCCATCGCCGGGCTGACCAACAGAGGGTAG
- a CDS encoding exopolysaccharide biosynthesis protein encodes MGLRTRRKQAALIIQPATAPVPPTGLAEIVDDILALCKTDRVSMGDLLAAFGATGFLPALLIPAVIVLSPLSGIPILPSICGMMIFLVACQMLGHRRSLWLPGWLRRRGISSHRLRSGIVRLRRPALWLDAHSGQRLRLLTRQPMLSILQLACALCGFAMPFLELVPFSSSLLAMAVCLMCLAMMTRDGLWALVALIPVASAGAVLLSLWG; translated from the coding sequence ATGGGCCTGCGGACCAGGCGCAAGCAGGCCGCTTTGATCATTCAGCCTGCCACAGCACCGGTTCCCCCAACGGGCCTGGCCGAGATCGTTGACGATATTCTGGCCCTCTGCAAAACGGATCGGGTCAGCATGGGCGATCTGCTGGCCGCCTTCGGCGCGACGGGGTTTCTGCCCGCCCTGTTGATCCCCGCCGTGATCGTCCTGTCACCGCTTTCCGGCATCCCGATCCTTCCAAGCATCTGCGGCATGATGATTTTTCTGGTTGCCTGTCAAATGCTTGGGCATCGCCGGTCTTTGTGGCTGCCCGGTTGGCTGCGCAGACGCGGGATCAGTTCGCACAGGCTGCGCTCAGGCATTGTGCGGCTGCGCCGGCCCGCCCTTTGGCTTGATGCCCATAGCGGGCAGCGATTGCGCCTTCTGACCCGGCAACCGATGCTCAGCATCCTGCAACTGGCCTGCGCGCTTTGCGGGTTTGCAATGCCGTTTCTGGAACTTGTTCCCTTTTCCTCGTCCCTGCTGGCCATGGCGGTCTGTCTGATGTGCCTGGCAATGATGACCCGTGACGGGCTATGGGCGTTGGTGGCCTTGATCCCCGTGGCCAGCGCCGGTGCGGTTTTGCTGAGCCTTTGGGGCTGA
- the lipB gene encoding lipoyl(octanoyl) transferase LipB has translation MVEWLTSHGLVPYETALAEMEARVSAIAGGRAEEAIWLLEHPPLYTAGTSARPDDLLQPDRFAVYETRRGGQYTYHGPGQRVAYVMLDLNRRERDVRQFVSRIEDWVIATLAEFNVTGERRKGRVGVWVQRPEKPPLPDGSPREDKIAAVGLRIRKWVSFHGVSINVEPDLSHFDGIVPCGITGHGVTSLVDMGLPVTLEDVDAALKRTFPPIFGN, from the coding sequence ATGGTGGAATGGCTGACATCCCACGGGCTTGTGCCCTATGAAACCGCGCTGGCAGAGATGGAGGCGCGGGTCAGTGCCATTGCCGGGGGGCGGGCGGAGGAGGCAATCTGGCTTCTTGAACACCCGCCGCTTTACACGGCCGGCACTTCGGCCAGACCCGATGATCTGCTGCAACCCGACCGGTTTGCGGTCTATGAAACCCGGCGCGGCGGGCAATACACCTATCACGGGCCGGGCCAGCGTGTGGCTTATGTGATGCTTGATCTGAACCGGCGCGAGCGCGATGTGCGCCAGTTTGTGAGCCGGATCGAGGATTGGGTCATCGCCACGCTGGCGGAGTTCAATGTCACTGGCGAACGGCGGAAAGGCCGGGTGGGTGTCTGGGTTCAGCGGCCGGAAAAACCACCCCTGCCCGATGGCAGCCCGAGGGAAGACAAGATCGCTGCCGTGGGCCTGCGGATTCGCAAATGGGTCAGCTTTCACGGGGTGTCGATCAATGTGGAGCCGGATCTGAGCCATTTTGACGGTATCGTGCCCTGCGGCATCACCGGTCATGGGGTCACCAGCCTTGTGGATATGGGCCTGCCCGTGACGCTGGAGGATGTGGACGCAGCACTGAAACGCACATTTCCGCCGATCTTTGGCAACTGA
- a CDS encoding LytTR family DNA-binding domain-containing protein: MREPLVLPALAGLAAILALVGPFGTDRVLSFWPRLAYWGGIALGSYSIGYWSGQLLKPVVPVRGGVLLIGIVTGLGVTGLVVVLNYLVFAQSPARDEIASFIATVVSIAMIITVMLDIAGRQLGASTDLATKPTIPLLDRLPLEKRGRLVALCVEDHYVRVRTTKGEEMLLMRLSDAIREAGPVEGIQVHRSHWVALAAVKAGRRDGDRAILTMSHGADIPVSRSRLAEARAAGLLPR; the protein is encoded by the coding sequence ATGCGTGAGCCTCTGGTGCTGCCTGCGTTGGCCGGATTGGCCGCGATTCTGGCGCTGGTCGGGCCGTTCGGGACAGATCGGGTGCTAAGCTTCTGGCCACGGCTGGCCTATTGGGGCGGCATTGCCTTGGGAAGCTATTCCATCGGCTATTGGTCGGGTCAGCTTTTGAAGCCGGTTGTGCCGGTCCGGGGTGGGGTCCTTCTGATCGGGATCGTGACGGGGCTTGGGGTGACGGGGCTGGTCGTCGTACTGAATTATCTGGTTTTCGCGCAATCGCCCGCGCGGGACGAGATTGCCAGCTTCATCGCAACGGTGGTCAGTATTGCGATGATCATCACCGTGATGCTCGACATTGCCGGGCGCCAGTTGGGGGCTAGTACCGATCTGGCAACAAAGCCGACAATCCCGCTGCTCGACCGACTGCCGCTTGAGAAACGCGGGCGCCTGGTGGCGCTCTGCGTCGAGGATCATTATGTGCGGGTCAGGACAACGAAAGGGGAAGAGATGCTGCTGATGCGTCTGTCGGATGCGATCCGCGAGGCTGGCCCTGTCGAAGGGATACAGGTCCACCGGTCGCATTGGGTGGCTTTGGCCGCGGTCAAAGCGGGACGGCGGGACGGGGACCGGGCGATCCTGACCATGAGCCATGGAGCCGATATCCCGGTCAGCCGGTCACGCCTGGCCGAGGCCAGGGCCGCCGGGCTTTTACCGCGCTAA